GCTCATCGTGTTTCCGGACAGGCCCTTCGGCATGTCCCGCATGTCCCGGCAGCCCGCGGATATTACACCACGGCCTCTCTTAAAACGGTCTTAAGACGCGCTTTCAAAAACTGCGTGCTGAAACCGTTTCTACCTGTGTTTCGTGACGGTATTCGCATGTGCGTTGCGTGCTATGCAAAGCGGCCGTCGGGTGTCGGCGATCCAGGTGGGTCGCGTTCTTCTGCGTCGCGCGTGCGGCGGTCGCGCGCGGGCGTAGCGGGGGGCGTTGCGTTGTGCGTGTCTGCGGCAGCGGGACTGTTTGCCGCCGTGCCGCCCGCGGCGATCGCGGCGGCTTTTGCGGCGATCACGCGCGCGGCGGCCTGCAGATCGTCGAGTGCGGAATGATCGACGGGCGTGCCGTCGAGGTTGTTCGGTTCGAGCGCGTCGCGTTGTGCGCGCAATGCCTGGGAGAACGGCAATGCTTCGGTTGGTGCGCTGGATGGAGCGACGTCCGGTGCTTTGGATGCGGCCACGGGTTTTGCAGCAGCCGCCCGCGTACCGCGCGCTTTCGCAACCGGCCGCGCGGCGCGCAGCAACGCTTCGTTCAGCGCATCCGGCTCGCGCGGCGCGTTGAGCCGGTCGACGATGCTCGCCGCCTTCACCTGTTCGCTCGTCGCGCCGAAGCTCAGCACCGCCCGCCGCATCAGTTCGCTGACGCTGATGCCGAGGCGTTCCGCGCTCGCGGCGATCGCGCGTTTCTGCGCGGGCGAGACGAATACGACGATGCGTTCGGTAGGCTTGTTCATGGTCGGCTCGTGCTTTGTTAGCGTCGTTCCGGTGCCGGGCGCTCAGGTGCGCGGTCGCGTATCGTTTCATCATAGTTCGCAGCGGACGGACGCGAAACCGGGCGCGCGACAAAAATGCCATGACTTCAATGAGTTGTACGCCTTTCGGCGGGTTTGTCCACAGGGCTCTCAACATTTTCTGTTGATAACCGTACCCTGACCGCATGCCTGATGGGGAGAGAAGCGAATGAGCGGTGCGCAGAAAGCCTGTGGGGAACTATCGCCCGAGAATTCTTACAAAAAAATCGGCGGACGGCCCGCTTGATTTCTTTAGAATGCGCTGTTACGTTGCGCCGGGACCGTTGCCGGCCCACCGGGGCCGGGCCTCATCGGGCCGTGCCGCGCGAGGCCGGGCCGCGTTCTGCTTCGAGCCGCATGACGATATGCGTCGGCGGCCGGGCGTTCGGCACGCGGGCCGTCCGGTACGGGATAATCACGGGGCGGCCATTCATCGGATGGCTGTTTGCGATGTCGTCCGCGGGGTCGCGGCGGCGGGCGCAAGAGCGTCGAAAGCCGCATCCCGATTCATGGTTCATGCGTATGCAACACGCGGCACCGCCGATATCCACTGACCGGCAGCCGCGCGCAGAAGGTGCGCAGCGACGCGCCTAATACTCCAGACATGCCTATCATCAAACGACCGCATTCCTCCCAGTCGCCCGGCCAGTCCGGCGATCGAGAACCTAGCTGGAACAACGGAAAACCGTCGGGACGATCCCGCAGCGACGACGCGCCGCGCAGGCGTTCGTTCGGCGTGTCGCTCATGCTGTGGTTCGCCGGTTTGATGGCGACGATCGGCGTGATCGGCGGGCTGATCCTCGGCTATGCGCTCGTCGTGATGGGGCCGCAGCTGCCGTCGCTCGACGCACTCACTGACTATCGTCCGAAAGTACCGCTGCGCGTGTACACCGCCGACCACGTGTTGATCGGCGAATTCGGCGAAGAGCGCCGCAGTCTGGTGCGCTTCCAGGACATCCCCGACGTGCAGAAAAAAGCGGTGCTCGCGATCGAGGACTACCGTTTCTACGAGCACGGCGGCGTCGACTTCGTCGGCATCCTGCGTGCGGGCGTCGCGGATCTGATGCACGGCGGCGCGTCGCAGGGCGCGAGCACGATCACGATGCAGGTCGCGCGCAACTTCTTCCTGTCGAGCGAAAAGACCTACACGCGCAAGATCTACGAAATGCTGCTCGCGTACAAGATCGAGCGCGCGCTGACGAAGGACCAGATCCTCGAGCTGTACATGAACCAGATCTATCTGGGCGAGCGCGCGTACGGTTTCGCTGCAGCGGCGCGCGTGTATTTCGGCATCGACCTGAAGGACGTCACGCTCGCGCAGGCCGCGATGCTCGCGGGGCTGCCGAAGGCGCCGTCCGCGTATAACCCGGTCGTCAATCCGAAGCGCGCGAAGATCCGCCAGGAGTACATCCTGAAACGGATGCTCGACCTCAAGTACATCACGCAGGATCAGTACGACCAGGCGGTGAAGGAAGACATCCACACGCGCACGGCCGGCAACGAGTACAGCGTGCATGCCGAGTACGTCGCGGAAATGGTGCGTCAGATGATGTACGCGCAGTATCGCGACGAAATCTACACGCGCGGCCTGAACGTCACGACAACGATCGATTCCGCCGACCAGGCCGCCGCATACGACGCGGTCCGCAAGGGCGTGATGGACTACGAACGGCGTCACGGTTATCGCGGGCCCGAGGGCTTCGTCGAACTGCCGGCGCCGGGCGACGATCGCGATCAGGCGATCGACGATGCGCTCACCGATCACCCGGACAACGGCGAGATCGTCGCTGCGGTCGTTACGTCGGCGGCTCCGAAGGAAGTGAAGGTGCAGTTCCTCGACGGCACGGGCGCGACGATCAACGGCGACGGGCTGCGTTTCGCGGCGGCCGCGCTGTCGGCGCGCGCGTCGCAGACGCTGCGCCTCAAGCCGGGTTCGATCGTCCGCGTGATCGCCGATGCGAAGGGCAACTGGCAGATTACGCAGCTGCCGCAGGTGGAAGGCGCGCTCGTGTCGCTGACGCCGCAGGACGGTGCGATT
This portion of the Paraburkholderia flava genome encodes:
- a CDS encoding plasmid mobilization protein, whose protein sequence is MNKPTERIVVFVSPAQKRAIAASAERLGISVSELMRRAVLSFGATSEQVKAASIVDRLNAPREPDALNEALLRAARPVAKARGTRAAAAKPVAASKAPDVAPSSAPTEALPFSQALRAQRDALEPNNLDGTPVDHSALDDLQAAARVIAAKAAAIAAGGTAANSPAAADTHNATPPATPARDRRTRDAEERDPPGSPTPDGRFA
- a CDS encoding PBP1A family penicillin-binding protein; protein product: MPIIKRPHSSQSPGQSGDREPSWNNGKPSGRSRSDDAPRRRSFGVSLMLWFAGLMATIGVIGGLILGYALVVMGPQLPSLDALTDYRPKVPLRVYTADHVLIGEFGEERRSLVRFQDIPDVQKKAVLAIEDYRFYEHGGVDFVGILRAGVADLMHGGASQGASTITMQVARNFFLSSEKTYTRKIYEMLLAYKIERALTKDQILELYMNQIYLGERAYGFAAAARVYFGIDLKDVTLAQAAMLAGLPKAPSAYNPVVNPKRAKIRQEYILKRMLDLKYITQDQYDQAVKEDIHTRTAGNEYSVHAEYVAEMVRQMMYAQYRDEIYTRGLNVTTTIDSADQAAAYDAVRKGVMDYERRHGYRGPEGFVELPAPGDDRDQAIDDALTDHPDNGEIVAAVVTSAAPKEVKVQFLDGTGATINGDGLRFAAAALSARASQTLRLKPGSIVRVIADAKGNWQITQLPQVEGALVSLTPQDGAIRALIGGFDFNKNKFNHVTQAWRQPGSSFKPFIYSAALDKGLAPATIINDAPLYFPATTPGGEAWEPKDDDQPDGPMSMRLALQKSKNLVSIRILSFIGTKYAQDYVTQRFGFDADKTPPYLPMALGAGLVTPLQEAGGYSVFANGGYRINPYLISEVTDARGEPISKAQPLTAGRDAPQTLAPRNAYIMNSLLHSVATAGTGAGTNVLHRSDLQGKTGTTNDAKDGWFAGYQQSLVAVAWMGYDQPKSLGSREFGAQLALPIWVEYMQRALHGVPQAEPAMPSGVTTVDGELFYADATPGNGFVASIGMDAANPLAGGTDAVGGIGPAGMTPPPVPTVSSGEKQQIMDLFESNKP